The following are encoded together in the Chlorocebus sabaeus isolate Y175 chromosome 12, mChlSab1.0.hap1, whole genome shotgun sequence genome:
- the LOC103239823 gene encoding LOW QUALITY PROTEIN: uncharacterized protein (The sequence of the model RefSeq protein was modified relative to this genomic sequence to represent the inferred CDS: deleted 2 bases in 2 codons; substituted 2 bases at 2 genomic stop codons) gives MGLSALPSWSWAGSGGSILTWMWWQRGRCPHPSPLPLPPVSGLFCLVWAWGELMERLEGASCRERPQGRQGQHPHPKGPLSHPGGSILPATVGMEWSREXGQRPRLPRHRMVPGKGSPSAKCGSGPCSRLLXLWEALPLPLLGRFLWDPPCHCYVLCAEAVSQGCPLCPTVTSATRTNPRDLEGAHQTGQG, from the exons ATGGGGTTATCAGCCCTGCCTTCTTGGTCCTGGGCTGGGAGTGGAGGCTCCATCCTgacctggatgtggtggcagagaGGTAGGTGCCCCCATCCCTCACCCCTGCCTCTGCCGCCAGTGTCGGGACTCTTCTGCCTAGTATGGGCCTGGGGTGAACTGATGGAGAGGCTAGAGGGAGCATCCTGCAGGGAGAGGCCTCAAGGAAGGCAAggccagcacccccaccccaaagGGCCTCTGTCCCACCCAGGAGGCTCCATCCTCCCAGCAACGGTGGGAATGGAGTGGAGCCGTGAGTAGGGGCAGAGGCCTAGACTCCCACGCCACAGGATGGTCCCGGGCAAGGGCTCTCCATCTGCAAAGTGC GGCTCTGGCCCCTGTTCTAGGCTGCTGTGACTCTGGGAagccctccccctgccccttctGGGCCGCTTTCTCTGGGATCCCCCTTGCCAT TGCTATGTGCTATGTGCCGAGGCCGTTTCTCAGGGCTGCCCGCTGTGCCCTACTGTGACCTCAGCCACTAGAACAAACCCGAGAGACCTGGAGGGAGCTCACCAGACAGGTCAGGGCTGA